Below is a window of Camelina sativa cultivar DH55 chromosome 11, Cs, whole genome shotgun sequence DNA.
AACATTGGAACTAACTAAAATTAGGGAACACAACAAGGATGGCAAAAGTGTTGACACTTCTTGTTCTTCGAATACTCATGAATCTCTTATTTATCGGTTGGATTTCTCTCTGGATCATAAAACCCACCACTCTATGGATACAATCTTGGCATCAAGCTGAAGATACCATCAAACACACTTTCTTTGGCTATTACGGTAACCCTCAAATTAGCCACCactcttctcttatttttacttcaatatatctctgatttttttgcatttatGACGGTTAAGGTCTCAACTTTGCCGTATTCTCATTCCCTCCTATTGCTCTCTCTATTATTGGACTAATTTATTTGAGTTTACTGCCGCAACATCATCGTCCAACAAGGTAATTAATACGATTTCAATCTTTAAGTCAcggttaaaaagtaaaaacagattaaaaaaaaaatgatgtttctATTCTGTCAACTTGTTATAATACTGAACCTGTAGAGGAGGGAGGAGTGCATCTATTACTATCTCAAGACCAGCCATTATCAATAGTTTCATTGGGATCATGCCTTGTTTCGAGATCATTGCTCTTTTTTTATTCCTTCTCTTTCTAGCTTGGACCTTCTATGTCCGTGTCACTAGCGACTTCAAGAAGCTGACGCCTGTCAAAACCATGAATTTTAACTTGTAACGTTTCTCTCCACTTCCAAGAATCTTCAACCTTTCTATATAGAATTGTTAAACTTTTTTGACTTAGTATTATATGTTTTCAGATGGCAACTTAAGTACTTTAGAGTTGCTACAAGGTTCGGTCTATTAGCTGAAGCATGTCTCTCTCTACTTCTTTTCCCTGTCTTGAGGGGACTCTCGATGTTCCGTTTACTCAACATTCAGTTTGCAGCTTCTGTAAAATATCATGTATGGCTCGGGACCGGtttgatcttcttttctttggttcatGGTGGAAGCACTCTGTTCATTTGGACTATTACTCATCACATTGAAGAAGAGGTAAAATTAATAACTCAGTTTCTTATAACAACAATCTATTAAATTACTGTCCCTGACTCTTTCTTGTGGTTTAAAACAGATTTGGAAATGGCAGAGAACGGGTCGGGTATATGTAGCTGGACTGATCAGTCTTGTAACAGGATTACTAATGGGAATCACATCACTTCCTCAAATTCGAAGGAAGAAATTTGAAGTTTTCTATTACACACACCATTTGTATATAGTATTTCTTGTAGCTTTCTTGTTTCATGCTGGTGATCGTCACTTCTATTGGGTACTACCTGGAATCTTTCTCTTTGGACTCGACAAGATACTTCGGATTGTTCAATCACGATCCGAAAGCTGTATTCTTTCCGCCCGTCTCTTCTCTTGTAAAGCCATTGAGCTTGTCTTGCCAAAGGACCCAAGTAAGaaagttaattatatatttctctgtttttaataTTACACATAGtaagatttctttattttggtatttGCAGGGCTTAATTATGCTCCATCGAGTTTTATATTTGTGAACATTCCCGTGATCTCGCAGTTTCAGTGGCATCCCTTTAGTATTACATCGAGCTCGAGTGTAGACAAACACACATTGTCTGTGATGATAAAATGTGAAggaaaatggacaaattctgtTTCTAACATTTTAGAAGAAGCTGCAAATTCTGAAAAGAAGATTAGCAACATAATTGTAAGAGTAGAAGGTCCTTATGGACCTGCCTCAGTAGATTTCCTCAGGTTGCTAAAACACTCTATACTTTAGCTCAGTttcaataaaattgtttaaaattcgaaagtattgatttttttttttttttttgacatctttTGAAAGTATTGATTTGTTTGGCAGGTATGATAATCTGTTTCTTGTGACGGGAGGAATCGGAATCACACCATTTCTAAGCATTTTGCAGGAACTCGCGTGTAAAAACCGACTCAAAACTCCCAAGAGGGTGCAGCTTGTGTTTGCGGTTAGGACAGTCCAAGAACTTAACATGTTGCTTCCAGTATCGTCTATACTATTTAACCCAGTCAACAACTTAAGTCTCAAGTTAAAAGTTTATATCACCCAAGAAAGGAAGCATTCCAATGAGACAAGAACATTACAAGAGTTCTTGGCTCAGTCACAAGTTCAGTCAATTCACTTAGAAACCGACGAGGACTATTCAAGATTCCCAATTCGTGGGCAAGAAAGCTTCATATTGCTTGCCACATTAGTCCTTATAACCATGCTTACGTTTCTCGGCTTCTTGATAGGTTTAACCCATTTCTTTATACCTTCTGAACACAAGAATCATTCAAAATCTATGAAGTTAGCTACTTCAGGAGCTATGAAGACAGATAAAGAAAAGGTTCCTTTATGGGTTCCAGATTTGGTCATCATTGTCTCTTACGTTATAGCTATCACAATTGGTGGTTTGGCTGCAACAATTCTACAATGGAGACGACAACACAGAGAGGCACCAGGGTTGtctaaagaagaagtaaaaccAGAGGAAAGAAACTTAACTGAGTTAATACTAACTGCTCCTATTGAGGATCATGAGATACATACCGGAGAAAGGCCGAAACTCGAAGGTACTTATTAATAAAAACTATAACATTCTTGACTTATAATGTCTAATAAGATTctatgtatttgtttttgtaacacaGAAATATTGTTGGAGTTTGAGATGAACTTGAGAGGATGGTCGAGTGTAGGAGTGCTGGTATGTGGACCAGAGCCAATGAAAGAAGGTGTGGCACCTATGTGTCGCCAAAGGCGGCCTCAGTGTTGTGGAGTAGAGGATTCAGGAAATAAACACATGAAGATGAATCTTAATTTTCATTCTCTTAATTTGGTAACATGTATAAGTGCATAtttgaacattttttaaaaaaatctgattcATGTTACCATTCATACATTTAGGGGGCAATAggcgtttttcaaaaaaaaatgagaaaaccaCTTTGCGTTTTTTAAGGGAAGGTAATATACTATTGGATCGCTTTTTGTTTGTCTAGAATCAATTAGGTAGCGTTTTTGTAGATTACACattgttattttattctttttaaattatttattttataaaaagagtaataattaattaaatttcaacaATAACTCTATGCTATatttgatcaaaaacaaaatttctatgCTATAAGTATTttcgattttaaaattttaaaagttctgataaatgaattactttttatttattttataaaaagagtaataattaattaaatttcaacaATAACTCTATGCTATatttgatcaaaaacaaaatttctatgCTATAAGTATTttcgattttaaaattttaaaagttctgataaatgaattactttttatttattttataaaaagagtaataattaattaaatttcaacaATAACTCTATGCT
It encodes the following:
- the LOC104725524 gene encoding ferric reduction oxidase 8, mitochondrial-like isoform X1 codes for the protein MAKVLTLLVLRILMNLLFIGWISLWIIKPTTLWIQSWHQAEDTIKHTFFGYYGLNFAVFSFPPIALSIIGLIYLSLLPQHHRPTRGGRSASITISRPAIINSFIGIMPCFEIIALFLFLLFLAWTFYVRVTSDFKKLTPVKTMNFNLWQLKYFRVATRFGLLAEACLSLLLFPVLRGLSMFRLLNIQFAASVKYHVWLGTGLIFFSLVHGGSTLFIWTITHHIEEEIWKWQRTGRVYVAGLISLVTGLLMGITSLPQIRRKKFEVFYYTHHLYIVFLVAFLFHAGDRHFYWVLPGIFLFGLDKILRIVQSRSESCILSARLFSCKAIELVLPKDPRLNYAPSSFIFVNIPVISQFQWHPFSITSSSSVDKHTLSVMIKCEGKWTNSVSNILEEAANSEKKISNIIVRVEGPYGPASVDFLSIDLFGRYDNLFLVTGGIGITPFLSILQELACKNRLKTPKRVQLVFAVRTVQELNMLLPVSSILFNPVNNLSLKLKVYITQERKHSNETRTLQEFLAQSQVQSIHLETDEDYSRFPIRGQESFILLATLVLITMLTFLGFLIGLTHFFIPSEHKNHSKSMKLATSGAMKTDKEKVPLWVPDLVIIVSYVIAITIGGLAATILQWRRQHREAPGLSKEEVKPEERNLTELILTAPIEDHEIHTGERPKLEEILLEFEMNLRGWSSVGVLVCGPEPMKEGVAPMCRQRRPQCCGVEDSGNKHMKMNLNFHSLNLVTCISAYLNIF
- the LOC104725524 gene encoding ferric reduction oxidase 8, mitochondrial-like isoform X2 produces the protein MAKVLTLLVLRILMNLLFIGWISLWIIKPTTLWIQSWHQAEDTIKHTFFGYYGLNFAVFSFPPIALSIIGLIYLSLLPQHHRPTRGGRSASITISRPAIINSFIGIMPCFEIIALFLFLLFLAWTFYVRVTSDFKKLTPVKTMNFNLWQLKYFRVATRFGLLAEACLSLLLFPVLRGLSMFRLLNIQFAASVKYHVWLGTGLIFFSLVHGGSTLFIWTITHHIEEEIWKWQRTGRVYVAGLISLVTGLLMGITSLPQIRRKKFEVFYYTHHLYIVFLVAFLFHAGDRHFYWVLPGIFLFGLDKILRIVQSRSESCILSARLFSCKAIELVLPKDPRLNYAPSSFIFVNIPVISQFQWHPFSITSSSSVDKHTLSVMIKCEGKWTNSVSNILEEAANSEKKISNIIVRVEGPYGPASVDFLRYDNLFLVTGGIGITPFLSILQELACKNRLKTPKRVQLVFAVRTVQELNMLLPVSSILFNPVNNLSLKLKVYITQERKHSNETRTLQEFLAQSQVQSIHLETDEDYSRFPIRGQESFILLATLVLITMLTFLGFLIGLTHFFIPSEHKNHSKSMKLATSGAMKTDKEKVPLWVPDLVIIVSYVIAITIGGLAATILQWRRQHREAPGLSKEEVKPEERNLTELILTAPIEDHEIHTGERPKLEEILLEFEMNLRGWSSVGVLVCGPEPMKEGVAPMCRQRRPQCCGVEDSGNKHMKMNLNFHSLNLVTCISAYLNIF